From the genome of Salvia splendens isolate huo1 chromosome 7, SspV2, whole genome shotgun sequence:
TTCAAGCTCCTTACGTGACGCTTTCAATTTATGCGCGCATTCTGGATTGCCCTGTTAGTGTGTTCATCTTCTTGTTTTgttgtttgatttgatttgtcgCTGCAATCAATATTAGCCCCAATTGAAAATTTAGCGTGGGTTTGATCAGAATTTATGAACTAATTTGATTTCCCCCAATTTGATGAAGCCCTAGCAACTTCGATTATTATTGATTTTCAGCCAATTTTGACTTTGTCAGTTGTATGAAGCTGATAATAGCCTATATCTTTGCGACGATTGCAATCTGAATGTGTTTTATGCATGCGATCACTTGTAAGAAATTTAATGCTGTAAAATTGCTTTAGCTTGTTTGGTGTGGGAACTGAAATTCTGGATAAAAGAACTCGATTTTTTTGTGATGCTGCTTAGATTAACTAAGAAATTAAACCTAATGCTGTTTGTTTCATCCTGTTCATTTTATGTGTCTTTGCACTCTGTATGTGTTTGTGCTTGTAATCATTCTTCTGGAAAATGCATAGtaaaaaatgtgtttttttgtgcATGATTTGGGTTATTGATGACCTTAGTTTTCTTGAAGAGCTTgctttttggaaattttggggTGTCCTTTCTCTCTCAGGAGCCCCTTGTTGTTTTGGGGTGTCATTTTCACAATCAAGTGATCTTGCAGCTCCGACTGCTCCGTTAACTGTTTTTACTGTGTATCTCTTCTATACAGGTGCTGAAGAGTTAGTTTatgaatttatgtatatgtattatttaataagaaaagaaatgagacttctTAGCAAACAAATTAACTATCAGTTTATCTGTACTTTTGAATGTTTATATGATGATCTATGTTTGATTGGTAATGCCTTCAAGCTTGCACATTCTTTTAAGTATTTTCAGAATCTTCATCCACTCGCTTCTCTTACTCATCCTTTTTCTCACACTATTGGGATTTGCTTTACAGGTATTCGTGTCTGGCTTGGAATTGTGTGGTTTGAACGTTACTTGATTAATCTTTGTTTGATTCCCTTGTTGTGGTCTTTGGCTCTAGTTGGGGATAGAATTTCATGCTACAAAGCACATATTTATTGGTCTAAGATAAATATGAATTTACAGACACACCATACAGGGCAGATCTCAGGCCAGATACCCAACCAAGCTGGTACTATGTTGCCTGGGCTACCACAGCAAAATGGGAACCTTATGCTCAGCCAAATGCAGAATTCTAATTTTCATAGAAATGTTCCCAATATGGATCCAGAAACTATTAAAAGACGCAAATACATGCAAGAAAAAATGTAAGGATATTGTTCATCAAGTAAATAGCAAATTTCCGTGGATATATATGTTCAGTTACATCTTTTATAATTCTTATGATGTGTTTACTTGTATTTGATTTCTTGAAAATACAATACATGCAACTGACTGCTTGGAGGACCATCAAGCATCAACAAGTTGAAGTGTGTTTTGCATAGTATGCTTAGTTTGTCAGACATTTGATTCTTACATGGATTACGAAAATAGAGCTGTTCTATTTCTTGATTTGATGATTAGATTCAAATTGAATCATTCAATGACTTTTGATCCTGATAGTGATATGTGGATCAGTAAAAGTCATCGTTCTTGAAAGTTATTTAGGAAGCTTTGCTAGGCAGCAGATATTTGTTGCTTTATCTGTCTCAATAATTTCTGGCCGAGTTTAATTTTCTgcttatattttacatttaatatgACACCTGCCAATTGGGTTGGTTGATAGCATTGTTACATCCACCAGCTCTAAAAATTTGTGGCATCACGTGACATCAATGAAATGATATGCTTTTGCTTATCTGCTATTCTGGTTGGATTATTTCTACTTGTGCTATTTTTTGGGTTTCTGGGTTTTGTGTAGGAATAGGTGAAAGTTAATTCTAAGTTCTGAAAAAATGCTATAAGAATTGCTTGCTTGATAAATGATGCTAAAAGTTTAGTCTCTTTGTTCTGCAGCTGGAATTTTCTAATGCAGCGGCGACAGCAATCTCCTGAGGTTCCCAACAGGAGAATGGTTGATTTAGTGAAACGTCTAGAAGATGGTTTATTCAGAAATGCCATGACAATGGTGTGTTACTTTTTATTCCACTTCATCATGCAATCATCCTCCTTGTGTAGCTAATCTTTTTGTGCAGAACATTGTATATAAATTTTCATGTTGACATTAtagttatatataaatttttaagaACCTTAAATATGTATTTGTATGTGTGTTGGAAAATTGTTAGCATAGCTACTTATATGATTGGTTACTTTTCATAAGTCCTTCTGCATTTCTATATCTTATTATGTCATCTATGTCAGGAGGAGTACCTAAACCTGGACACTTTGGAAAGGCGTTTGCTTATTCTGATTAAGCGCTTCCCTACAAGTAATCGCAATCAGCAATTGTCACAAGCCAATTCTTCCCCTTCCGTCGGTACAATGATACCCACACCCGGGTTTCAACAAACTGGGAACTCAAGCTTCGCTGGAACTTCATTAGTGGATAATTCTTTTGTGAACAGTAGTTCCAACTCAATTGCATCGTCCACCGTTAATCCGGGAAGCTTTTTTCCAACTCAAAATGGGTCTTCTGGAATTGTGCATGGTAGCTCATTTAGTTCATCAGATGTTTATTAGCTTTTTCATCCACATAGGACATCTGGTTGTCTTTTCACTCATCTAAAGGAATAATTTTCTGCAGGAGCTTTGACTGGTGGATATCAGCAGTCATCTAATGCTTTCATGGTCAATCATGGGGGAAATAACATGATGATGTCCATGGGTGCGCAAAGAATGACAAGTCAAATGATCCCAACTACTGGAATTAATAACTCCAATTCTAATAATATGATTGCTAACACTAGCAATAACAAGTCATTGAAAATTGAATCATCAGATGTTGGAGCACATTCTGATGTTGACTCTACAACTGCATCACAGCCTACTTTGCAAAAGCAGCATGTTGGTAGTCAAAATTCTCGTGTTTTACACAATATTGGGGGGCAAATGGGTAGTGGAGGCAGTTCTATGTTGCAGCAGAAAAACTTTGGAATAACTCATGGGCCCCTAAGTGGAGGGTTTGGAATGATGGGAAAGAATATGCCTGTCATGAATAGCCCTGGAACCACTGAGGGACATTTATCTGGAACTATACGTGGAAATTCCACCAAGCCCTTGTCTCAGCATCTTGACCAGCTTCAACAAAGACCAGTAACACAAGGTACTTTATTCGATCTACACCACTATAGCCATGCTTATGTGTCTGTACGTGTTTTCCCATATCCTTAATGTAATGAGAGTTAGTTGAGGATTCCCCTGAAACTTCTTGTTTGTATTCCTTTTGACACTATTCTGTTTGACAGGTGATGCCTACGGAATTGGTGCTACTGGGTCTGGAAACATGTACATTCCTGCAACAACTGTTGGGTCCACGATCAGCAACCCGAGCTTGAATTCCATATCCATGCAATCAATGCACACGGCAGATTCTCATTTGATGACCAATAACCAGTCAAATGTATGTTCTTCTCAACAGGCAACTGTGGATCCTCACTCAATAGATCAATCACAAAAGGTGAATTTTCAATCTCAGTACCCAGTGAAAGAAAATCTTGTGCAACCTCACCAACAGCAGCTGCTTCAACAGCCATCCCAGCAGTTTCAGCAGCAAAAACCTTCTCAGAATCAATTGCAACAAAAAAGGCAAATGCCGAACCAGTATTTGATGAGAAATGATTCTTTCGGTCAGTCCCATCTATCGCCCAGTATAATATTTGAGGTGAAGCAGGAGATTGGAACAGAGCATTATAATGAAGATATACAGTCAAAAGTCACCCACTCCTTCCATTCTGATATGCAGAACCAGTTCCAGTCAAATTCTGTAGACAGCCATCCAGGAGCTGCTCAGCCTTTTTCTCATTCATCTGTGCCGCATGATGCCCCATCCTTGCATCCGCTGCAATTTGTGTGTAAAACTAGTGATTTTACTAGTCCTTGTGGTGGTGTTCAACCAGATGCAGCTTTGGGCAGTCAGCGGTATTCTAAGCCTCCAGATGTGGATGCATCAGGAAGACTCCCAATTGATCAGACtattcaaaatgaaaaatatcagAGAGTAATGAGGCAAGATGGAGCTCAACTAAATAATTTATCCTCAGAAGAATCTGTTATTGACCACTCTGTAAATTCTAGATCAACAGAACCGGTGAACACAAGTGACCCAGCATCTCAAACTTATAGCGTTATTCGCGAAAAACAGTTCAAGAACCAACAGAGGTGGCTGTTGTTTTTGCGGCATGCTCGTCGATGTCATTTCCTAGAAGGTAAATGCCCAGAGCCTAACTGCTTAACTGCTCAGAAGCTGTTGAAGCATATTGGAAGTTGCAACAATTTCGATTGTTCATACCCTCGTTGCCGTGTTACATGGGATTTAGTCAATCATCATAGGCGCTGTCAGGATACAAATTGCCCTGTATGTATCCCTGTTAAGAATTTTATGCAGACTCACTTCAAGGCATTTGCTCGTTCTAATTTGAGGTCTGGGTTGCCTACGGTAGTCAATGAATCTTCAAATGCCCATGATATTGCTGGAACTTTGGGAAGGTCTACTCCAAAGATGGACCCAGTGATGGCTGAAACTCCTGAAGATCTACAACCTCCTATTAAACGCGTGAAAGTCGAGCAAAGCTTGCAGTCTCTTGTCACTGTAAGTGATGGTCATATCCATGATGTACAGCATAGTGAAAAGGATCACGATTACCATATTCCAGTAAAACCTGAAATTAGTGATCTGAAAGTAGTGGAGAAAGCTCCTGTAAACGTTGCACAGGAATGTCCCAATATTGGGATAACAAAGGATAACGTGGATGATGCCTACATACAAACTCTGAAAGGTGATGGTGCCACACTTAGAGATTCTGTTGGATGTGGTGCTCAGCAGCCCATGAAGACAGAAAAGGATACAATGCAAGCTAAGCTGGAAAACACTTCATTACCTCCTGAGGGTTCATCCAAGTCCGGGAAGCCAAAAATAAAGGGAGTATCAATGATTGAATTATTCACCCCTGAAATGGTCCGCCAACATATTATGGGTCTCCGGCAGTGGGTAGGACAGGTCAGCCTTGTTCATTTTCTCAATGATGCTTACTGTATTTCTTTTGAAGGCTTGCCCAGTGTTACTTTTAGACATTTGAAAAATCTTATGAAATTTCATCACTATTGTAATCTTTAAATTTGCTTTCAGTTATCTAATCACACAGTTAGGAAATCATTTGTGTTCTTTTGCTTTAGTTTGTTGTATTTGATATAGACTAAGATTACTTCAGTGACCTGACTTTGTTGCTCTGAGACTTTGATGATTTCTTAGCCTTGGCAAGCTTGCAAAGATACCTTAAACAGCTGGAGGCAACTTTATCTGTTTGCTCGCCTTTTTGTTAATAACAATGCTTGGCTTTTTTGATAACTATTCTAGATGGGGATCCTTAAATTCATTCTTCAATATTAAAGTTGATTTGTTATGAGGCCATCcttttttgatttgtttttcttcttaGATATTTCTTTGCTTCATATCCCATGTTTGTATTTGGAAGAGGGATGGGATAAAAACTTGTCATTTTGCTGGATTAGATCTCACACAGTTATGCCTTCACCTTCCTTCCTAATGAACTCTTCAAATGTGTCATTCACCTTCCTCTATGAAATTTGTAATTACTCTTTTTGATTCGCAGAGCAAAGCaaaggcagaaagaaatcaggCAATGGAGCATTCAATGAGTGAAAATTCTTGTCAGCTCTGTGCAGTTGAGAGGCTTAGCTTTGAACCTCCTCCTGTGTATTGTACTCTCTGTAGTATTCGCATTAAAAGAAATGGAATGTATTACTCCTTCGGGTCTGGGGAAACCCGTTATTGCTTCTGCAATCACTGCTATAACAGTTCACATGGAGACACCATTGCAGTAGATGGCACGACTATTCCAAAGGGAAGGgtggagaaaaagaaaaatgacgaGGAAACTGAAGAATGGGTAATGCCTTTTTTACTTTCGGTGTTGTTCTATTTTGATACgtaagaatattagtattctgtcccacatcggtaatgtgacatagcctagcttagtctcttgtactatatatatgtggcctgtgttgagtaataaaatacaccaaatacactactacattctctactatgtctatttacttttcagcttatatctatattttactgttctacatACACTAAGTATTTGTTTCTTGCAGTGGGTTCAATGTGACAAGTGTGAAGCTTGGCAGCATCAAATCTGCGCATTGTTTAATGGTAGAAGGAATAATGGTGGAGAAGCGGAGTATACTTGTCCAAATTGTTATATGGCAGAAGTTGAAATGGGAGAACGTGCACCATTGCCACAGAGTGCTGTTCTCGGTGCAAAAGATTTGCCTAGATCACAGCTAAGCGATCACTTGGAGCAGCGTTTAATTGTAGAATTGAAGCGAGAGAGGCTGGACAGAGCTAGGCATCAAGGCAAAAGTTATGATGAGGTGATTAGCTTTTACTTTTGTGCAGCGTGGGATGTATTgtttgctctctctctctctctcacacacaaatATATTATCAAGAATGTGGTTTATATTGCGAAGTGGTTTCTGCATTTATTAGCTTTTTGTTGAGTGCTCACTGTCTGTGTCACAATTAAAGCCCCTGGAATTATTTAAAGTAAATCTGTGAACTTTGGCTAAATTGTCCAGGTCCCAGGAGCAGAAGAGCTTGTTGTAAGAGTGGTATCATCAGTGGACAAAAAGTTGGATGTCAAGCCTCGCTTCCTGGAGATTTTTCAAGAGGAAAACTATCCAACAGAGTATCCTTATAAATCTAAGGTCATCCTTACtgcttttaattttttctatataaGCTCTATCAAAATATTGTCAGTATGAATCTAATCTAACCTCTGTGCTTATAGAAGTCAAATGATATTGAACACTACGAGTTGCATTAAGCAATTCAATGATAAAAATGGATATGAAGATGATCTATATGTTAACCTTATAATGAGTGGAAATattcaatgatttttttttgccaTTATGTGAGACTCGGAACTTATAGTGGCGAAATCTGGTGGTTgctattttttcctttttttgggtGGGGAGAGCAGATTGAGATGTAAGTGGAGATTTGTTTCTTGATATGCGTCCTTACTTAGTGCCTTGTTTGTTTGCAAATAGTGGAAGCCAAGTTAAGCAAGGTGTTTCAATTGCTATTGCAAATTTGCTGCTCCATCAATTTGCTGTAACTGTATTTTATATGCTACAGGCGGTACTGTTATTTCAGAGAATTGAGGGAGTTGAAGTATGCTTGTTTGGCATGTATGTTCAAGAATTTGGATCTGAATGCCAGCAGCCCAACAATCGAAGAGTCTACATCTCTTACCTGGACTCTGTTAAGTATTTTAGACCAGAAGTCAAAACAGTCTCAGGAGAGGCTCTAAGGACATTTGTGTACCATGAAATTTTGGCAAGTTATCATAATATTCTATTTCCCTTACAGTTGATGGATTTACAAAAAGAATGTTACGATTGTATTCTTAGTATTTGATATATATTTCTAATTCAGATTGGATATCTGGACTACTGCAAAATGCGTGGTTTTACAAGCTGCTACATCTGGGCATGCCCTCCCCTGAAGGGTGAGGACTACATTTTGTATTGTCACCCAGAAATTCAAAAGACGCCCAAATCTGATAAACTTCGAGAGTGGTAGGTACCATTACTTTCTAAATGTGAGCGCTAATGCACAGCAGTGTTTCACCGTTCTCTCTTTCAGGTACTTGGCCATGCTACGAAAAGCCACAAGGGAAAACATTGTCGTGGAGCTTACTAATATGTATGAACATTTCTTTGTTTCAACTGGTGAATGTAAAGCAAAGGTAACTGCATCTCGGTTGCCATACTTTGATGGAGATTATTGGCCTGGTGCTGCGGAGGACTTCATCTATCAATTTCAACAAGAAGAAGATGGGAGAAAACATTCTAAGAAGGGAGCTTTGAAAAAGAGCATCACAAAAAGAGCTTTAAGGGCATCTGGACAAACTGATCTTTCTAGCAATGCATTAAAGGATCTGATGTTAATGCATAAGGTAAGATCTTTGTCATAATTTTGCTTTGACTGTTTCCTTTTTGTACTTACAACAAGACTGAGCAATTACTGCTTCTATTTTCTTTTAGTGTTACTAAAAGAACTTCTTTGTTTCCCTAGCTTGGTGACTCCATAACTCAATGTAAGGAGGATTTCATCATGGTTCACTTACAGCATTCATGTTCTCATTGCTGCATCCTAATCTTTTCTGGAAAGCGGTGGGTCTGCAAGCAGTGCAAAAAGTTTCATCTTTGTGACAAGTAAGGATTCTATTCACTTCCTGCCTCAGTTCTCACAAATCTTCTTGTGATTCCATTTCCAAGCTATGGTATTTACTCTTTAATATCCTTGAGATAGGTCTCACCAATTAGATACTTGCGTTTGCTAcataatcattgttgacataccAACCTATATTGGCAAATTTGATAGAGTTATCCAATTTTTTGTCCGTTGCATCCTGGAATTCCATCATGATGCATGTTATATCTGTAGAGCATTGTAGTAATCCCCTCTTTTCTATTCTTATAGGTGCTATGATGCTGAGCGGAAACGTGATGATAGGGAGAGGCATCCTGTAAACTACAAGGATGTCCACGCACTTTATCCTGTACGTCTGTAGGATCAAAATTTGTGCCTTAAGAATTTTTCTGATTAAATGAATTTAAGCTTAGCATTTGGACTAAGAAATTTACGAATCTGCAGGTTGACGTTGCTGAAGTCCCCGATGATACTAAAGATAATGAGAATCTTGAAAGTGAGTTTTTTGACACAAGGCAAGCATTTCTCAGTCTTTGTCAAGGAAACTATTATCAGTATGATACTCTTCGCCGAGCTAAGCATTCTTCTATGATGGTCTTGTATCATCTGCACAATCCGACTGCCCCTGCTTTTGTCATAACATGCACAAAATGCAACCTTGATATTGAGAGTGGGCAAGGTTGGCGCTGTGAGACATGCCCCGAATATGATATATGCAATGCTTGCTATCAGAAGGATGGAGGAAAGGATCATCCTCATAAATTAACTAAAAATCAGTCCATCGACCCCAATGCACAAAACAAAGAAGCCAAGCAATTACGACTCTCACAGGTAAATTTATCACATACAATGCACCACCCACCGCTGTTGTATTCTAGTGCCTGGCTCGTGACATGGATTTCTTGGACTTGCTTTGCAGGTGAGGAAAATGCTCGATCTCCTGGTGCACGCTTCTCAGTGCCGGTCAACCCTTTGCCGGTATCCAAACTGTCGCAAGGTCAAGGGACTTTTCCGGCATGGCATCCTGTGCAAAAGGCGCGCGGCAGGCGGCTGTCATATGTGTACTAAAATGTGGCAGCTTCTCCAGCTTCACGCCCGAGCATGCAAAGAATCTGACTGCAATGTACCACGTTGCAGGTTTGTTCACAAAACTCCTCGTATCAACATTATACTCCTCTCTCTTGTCATCATAAACACACGCATATGAATCCTCTCATGCTCAATGCAGGGACTTGAGGGAACACCTGAGAAGGCTGCAGCACCAAGCAGATTCACGACGAAGGGCTGCTGTAATGGAAATGATGAGGCAACGTGCAGCAGAGGTCGCAGGCAGTTCTTGATCACCCAAGCTGTATATAGCAATAGCGAGCCAGAAAATTCGCGAAACTAAATCTCTTTTTTTCGTCTCTGCTGCAAAGGAAACCCACAGGAGTTCAGGTTCACCTGTCAACGATATTTTTCATTCATACGTCGTCGTATGATCTAGTTTCTAGTATAATTTAGATGGGAAAAAGGGTGTACAGAAATCAGTCATGAttctttgtattttgtttaCTTAGCATTTCTCCCCTGTCATCATTCGATGGCCGAGTGTATCATAACTTTTACTTGCTTAGTTTTAATGGAGAAGCACATTTTTCCGTACGTTTTCATCTTTACTAGTACAAATAATGAAGTTGAATCaacaataataatttcatttaagaATCTAAAAGAAGATTAATTTTCAAAATGAAttctatatatgtatgtatatatacatatcatGATACAAACCTcgtactactactttatttgtTGTGTGTTGGGAGGAGTACTTCTTAGCTTACCACTTAAGTAAATTAGGAAGCAAAACAAATGTGAATTTCactacttttcttttttgtataaatttttGCTTCTGTTGGGAGCAAGCACATGTTCTTCACAAACTAATCCATTTAAATTGCCCCCACATACACAAATTGTATTCACACACAATTCTCAATCTCAAAGATGAATCCAAGAACTATTTCTCTCATCAATCTCTACATTTTAGCCATTTCCACACCATTAGCCTTCACCAATTGCATATCAAGCTATGGTAACACTTCTTTCCCACTATAGACGGAACTAGAAAATATTCTGAGAGTTCTGTTTTCTCAAAATTTGTCTTTTTCCATCAATGCACACACACATATAGAGGAAGAAAATGTTATGTTACATGCCTTATCTCAAAATTAACTAATTGTCTTCGATTTTTAAATTAACGATGTTAATAATGATTTTAATGTCgtttctatttatatatatctatttttttttctaaattcaaTTTAACTAATATTTCAATCGATATTTTTTTCTAGATCCGCAAAGCATAGATGCCTCAATCAAGAATGCAGCTACAACACAAAGTGCTCAACTCCAACCTACTTCACCATATCAAACTCCTCAAAACTACCCTCCATTGTGCTCGTATCCACCGCCGTCATCGTCGTCGTCGACCACCCTCCCGCCACCCGTGCGGCCCCCAACTCCGCCGTCCCTAACACCTCCGTCGCCCTCCGCGAAACCCGGCCACGGGGCGTGGTGCGTGGCGAAGCCCTCGGTGCCCGTCCCGACGATCCAGCAGGCGTTGGACTACGCCTGCGGGTCGGGGGCGGACTGCAGGCCGACGCAGCCAGGCGGCGCGTGCTCCCAACCGGACACCGTGGTTGCGCATGCTTCATTTGCTTTCAATAGTTATTGGCAAAAGACTAAATCTAGTGGTGGAACTTGTGACTTTGGAGGCTCGGCTATGATTGTCAATGTTGATCCaagtaagttttttttttcttaattttaaataatgtcGAAATTAAACAACACAATATTTGCTACCGTTTGCAATTTGGTTATACAATATATATCAcaatcaataattttttttctatttttcatccgtccacaaaaattAATTGCTTTAATTCCTATTTTTTTCATCttaaactaaaaacatttcaattatttacctatggtattttattaattttatgttaaaactcgtgtcatgtACTATCAAGATTAATTAGTAATAGACGGAGAGAATAgttattaaaatatgttaattacgATATGCTTAATATAGTGATAAGGTATATAGTAGGAATCTCAATCtcaaaacaaattgaaaaaaggaaagaaagatAAGAGGTAAACGATGCTTAAACACATGTataaagaataaataaagaATTTTATGCTTTGTGTGTGAGTTAAAGTTACATATAAACgatcatattttaattaatctaCTAAGCATTAAGGTACCTAAAATTTTATTTGGGATACATTTTAGAGCATTTCGAAATTTAGATACCAAAGTatcaaaattgattaaatagCATACAGTAAATATTAATGATAATGTAgaatatatatttgatttttcaGCCTATCTATAAATAGAAACATAAATTATTGTATAAACTGGGCtaccaattaaaaaaatagaaggCCCAATAAGAGTGAATCCAatttgggcccaatatgaattTACTTTGGGTCCCAATAGGATTGATTGCCAAATCATCTTTTACAAACTGCAGCTGGATGAGTTATTAAGAGTGCGTTGGATGAGCCCAATATCATAATAAATTAACCTtttcatataaaattataaaattgtcAGAAGCAAATGTTAAATCCCATGCAATAAAAAAGTTCGAGTCGAAAAGGTTTATCATAGTTAAAATAAGTAAATTCAGCTCTCGATGATGAAAATTTCACATTTTGTGCAGGTTATGATCAGTGCCATTTCCTCTCCACCTGAAGTCCCAAGGCACAATAAAAGAATTATATTGTTGTATGCAATTAAAGAAATGCACATTTGATTAAGCTCTACAATAATTTGTAGTTTAGGTACAAGGATTTATGTTTTTTCTAGttttataatactccatatctTTTCCCAAAAAGCTCTATGCTActccataattttatttatttgaatcgAATTATATGTTAATAAGTGTTTTATATCGTTATATAAAAATCCACAATTACTCCATCCGTGagctccgtccgccattagtaGTCCCATTTAtgggcggcacgagttttaagaaatgttaagaaaaatgggtgaaaaaaaagttagtggaataggggttCCACTTgtatgtattagttttaaatgaaatgtgagtgaaatgagttagtggaagttGGGACCATAgaattaccatttatggtaaatgtgaaccgggactcctattcgcgaacagactaaaatggaaaaacgagactcctattcgcagacagATGGAGTAATTATATAATGATTAAAAGAATACAGTAAAATCTCTATATATTTATAATCTGGAACCATGGATTTTTATCAAGTTTATATAGAACGTTATCTCAATTTTAGCAATTCTAGTTTTAGATAGAGTTAGTGTGACATAATGTTTTAAAGTGTATTCATTGCATTTATTATAACAAATTAGCAAGGGTTCGTAACTTTTTTATTCCAAAAATAGAGAAGAAATCATACTTACAATACATATTAGCAAGGTGTTTTAATATTTAAGAAGTactactattaaaaaaatagtgagAGACATCTCTTcaaaattattactccatttaaTTTATCATCGTATtgaaacataaatatttttaattaagtgGACCCATCAAAATAGGagaaaattcataattttagaaaaaaatattaattaatttacaaaaGTCTCACTATAATCGATTTTTCCCAGCTGCCGACAAGTCGAAACAAATCTGGATTTTATGTAAGTTGGCAAAGGTTTGTGGTACAATTCATTGAGTGAGATGTTACATTGAAAATATTGTACACTATTTTGTCCTTTAAGTAAATGATTGAGAACCAATTAAAAGTTAGTAAACAAAACTTGTTTTTATTTGCATGAATGGGCAAGTCACGGGTGAAATA
Proteins encoded in this window:
- the LOC121740906 gene encoding major pollen allergen Ole e 10-like: MNPRTISLINLYILAISTPLAFTNCISSYDPQSIDASIKNAATTQSAQLQPTSPYQTPQNYPPLCSYPPPSSSSSTTLPPPVRPPTPPSLTPPSPSAKPGHGAWCVAKPSVPVPTIQQALDYACGSGADCRPTQPGGACSQPDTVVAHASFAFNSYWQKTKSSGGTCDFGGSAMIVNVDPSYDQCHFLST